Below is a window of Flavobacterium sp. CFS9 DNA.
TTGAGCATAAAATCTCGGATAAATTTGTGGTAGGAGGAACTTATCTGAAAATGAATGAAAGACCGTTTACGCAAAAATCAAGTTACGGTCAGGAATCCGTAAACAATACTATTTTTGGGGTTAACGGAAATTACTCCACCGAAGTTCCTTTCTTTACCAGATTAGTGAATAAATTACCGAATATCGATACCGATGTTCCTTCTAATCTTTCGATAAGAGGAGAAGTAGCTTTCTTAAAACCGGATGCTCCAAAAGCCAGTGATTTTGAAGGAGAGGCAACCATTTATGTGGATGATTTCGAAGGTTCTCAGTCTACCATCGATATGCGATCAGCGTATGCGTGGAGTCTGGCTTCGACACCTTTCATAAATTCTTTAAATGATAATACTTTTAATGCCGATTCAAATACATTAGAATATGGTTTTAAACGCGCAAAATTAGCCTGGTATACCATTGACCCGGTTTTTTATGCTTCAAAACCATCGGGTATTTCAAATGATGATTTGTCATTAAATACTACCAGACGTATTTATAGCCGGGAATTATATCCAAATACAGATATTGCTCAGGGACAGATTCAGGTAGTGAATACACTAGACTTAACCTATTACCCTTCCAGCCGCGGACCTTATAATAACAATCCGAACTTTGGAGCAGGTCCTGCCAGTTCTAATTTTGGAGGAATCATGCGTGCTTTGAATTCGACCAACTTCGAACAGGGAAATGTCGAGTACATTCAGTTTTGGGTAATGGATCCTTATGTAGGGAATGGAGAAGCAGCAGTTAATAATACCGGAAAAATTTATTTCAATTTAGGAGAAATCTCAGAAGACGTTCTAAAAGACGGAAGAAAACAATACGAAAACGGATTAGGCCCGGATCAGATTATGGTGAATCCGAGACCGCTTTGGGGAGATGTTCCGGCATCGCAGTCTTTAATTTATGCCTTCGATAATAATGCCGGTAATCGTAGCAATCAGGATGTTGGTTTAGACGGTTTATCCAATGCGAAAGAAGCTTCGGTTTATACTAATTACGGAGGAGAAGAAGATCCTGCGGCCGATGATTACACCTATTATTTAAATACGAATGGAGGAGTTTTAGATCGCTATAAAAAATACAACGGTACAGACGGAAACTCTCCGGTAAGTATTGATTCTCCAAACCGTGGATCAACAACTTTACCGGACGTTGAAGATATCAACCGTGACAACACCATGAGTACCATCAATGCGTATTATGAATACAGCATCGATGTAAAACCGGGAATGCAGGTCGGACAGAATTTTGTTACGGACATTCGTGAAGTAAGCAATGTTGAATTGCCAAATGGAGGTACAACAAATGCAAGATGGATTCAGTTTAAAATTCCCGTTTCCCAGCCGCAAAATACGATCGGAAATATTACAGATTTCAGATCGATTCGTTTCATGCGTATGTTCATGACCGGCTTTAATGATCAGATGACTGTTCGTTTTGGAGCTTTGGATTTAGTGAGAGGAGAATGGAGAAGATATACCGGTACACTTGATGCCAACGATACAAACCCGGCAGACGACGGAACAGAGTTTGATGTTGCGGCTGTAAACATTCAGGAGAATGGTACAAAGTGTCCTGTGAACTACGTGGTGCCACCGGGCGTTCGCAGAGAACAGCTGTATAACAATAATACCATTATCAATCAAAATGAGCAGGCCTTAGCGGTTAGAGTAGGCGGCTCAGGATTACAATATCAGGATTCAAGAGCTGTTTTTAAAAATGTAAGTGTAGACATGCGTCAGTACAAAAAACTGAAAATGTTTTTGCATGCAGAATCATTGCCAAACGAAAATACATTACTTGATGATGAAATGGTAGGTTTTATCCGTTTTGGAAATGACTTTACACAAAACTTCTATCAGGTCGAGGTTCCGTTAAAAGTGACGAGAACCGGAGGGTCTTGTAGTATAAGCCCGGATCAGGTATGGATGGAAGAGAACAATATTGATCTGGCATTGGAGTTACTGACCCGAATGAAAATTAAGGGGATGAATATCGATATTAATTCTGATAAAAGAGATATTAACGGAGTTTACTATCCGGATGATGATCTAAGTGTTAGCGGAGGTGATGGAGACAGCAGATTAAGATTAGGAATAAAAGGAAACCCTAATTTTGGTTTAGTCCGAACCTTAATGGTAGGGGTTAAGAGTAGGGCAGATCATAAAACCATTAAAGGAGAGATTTGGTTCAACGAGCTTCGAATGGCTGACCTGGAGAACAAAGGCGGTATGGCAGCTATCTTAAATATTGATACCAATATGGCTGATTTTGCTACCGTATCGGCTACCGGTAAAAAGAGTACTATTGGTTTTGGATCTTTAGAACAAGGAGCAAACGAAAGAAGTCGTGAAGATATTCAACAGTACAATATTGTGACCAATTTGAATTTAGGGAAATTATTGCCACAAAGATGGGGAATCAATTTGCCGTTTAATTACGCAATTGGAGAAGAAGTTATTACACCGGAATACGATCCGTTCAATCAGGACATAAAATTAAAACAGCTGATTAGAGAAACGACCGATGAGGCAGAGAAAGAAAACATCAGAACCAGAGCTGTTGATTACACCAAAAGAAGAAGTATCAACTTTATCGGAGTAAGAAAAGACAGAGCACCGGAGCAGAAACCGCACGTTTATGACGTGGAAAACTTTACTTTTTCGCAATCGTACAATCAGGTGGAACGCCACGATTATGAAGTAGCAGATTATGTAGACGAGCAATCGAATAGTGCCGTGAACTATGCGTACACCTTTCAGCCAAAAGAAGTGGTTCCGTTCAAGCAGACTAAATTCATGAAGAAAAGTGAATATTGGAAATTGTTGAGTGATTTTAATTTTAATTATCTGCCTTCAAATGTTTCCTTTAATACAAATATTTTAAGACAAAGTAACCGCCAGCAATTCAGAGAAGTTGAAGTGCAGGGAATTGGTCTTGATCCGTTGTACAGACGAAACTTTGCCTTTAATTACCAGTACGGTTTTGGTTTCAATTTAACGAAATCTTTAAAAATTAACTATACAGCAGCATCCAATAACATCGTAAGGAATTTTCTAAACGATGACAACACACCGAAACAGGATTTTAACATCTGGGACGATTATTTTGATATCGGAACACCAAATCAGCACGTACAGCAGTTAGTGTTGAATTATGATATTCCAATTAATAAAATTCCGGTTTTAAGCTTCATCAAAGCAAATTATTCGTATACTGCCGATTATAGCTGGCAGCGTGCTTCGACAGCATTGTCTGAATATGTTGATCCTGTTACGGGAAACATGTTTGATTTAGGAAATACTATTCAGAATGCCAATTCGAATACGTTAACGACAACGCTTAACATGAACATGCTGTACAAGTATTTAGGATTAACTCCGGGTTCCAAAACAGGAGCAAAACCTAAAGCTACTGCACCGCCAAAACCAGGGGAGAAGATTGTAAATACGGCAAAACCTGCTACCACTAGCAGTCCGTTTTATGATGGTATGATTGGTATACTGACCAGTATAAAAAATGTTCAGGTAAATTATACCGTGAATAATGGAACCGTTTTACCGGGATATACCCCGGGTGTTGGTTTCTTCGGAACATCGAGACCTACTTTAGGATTTGTTTTCGGAAGTCAGGATGATATTCGTTTTGAAGCGGCAAAGAGAGGATGGCTAACCACTTATCAGGATTTTAATCAAAATTTTACTCAGGTAACCAATAAGCTTTTGAAAGTAACGGCAAACATCGATTTATTACCTGATCTGAAAATTGATCTGAACATGGATCGTAATTATTCTGAAAATAATTCAGAGCAATATAATGTTGTTAAAAATAATGTGACCGGAGATTTAGATTATAAGGCTATGTCACCGTATAATTATGGAATGTTCTCTATTTCAACAGTGCTAATAAAAACAGCATTTTCGACGAGTACCGCAACAGAGTCTGCCGCATTTGATGATTTCAGAAACAACCGTATGATTATAGCAAACCGTCTGGCAGAGGAACGTTATGGTGCAGGAGCGCCGATCCCGAGATACGGTGATGCAAATAATCCAATTCCGGCTCCAACAGATCCAAACTATAAAGTATATACAGCAAATGAAGGCTATCCGATAGGATTTACCAAAAGTAACCAGGCCGTTTTGTTGCCTGCATTTTTAGCAGCTTATACAGGAAGTAATGCATCGAGCAGTTCAACAGATATTTTCAGAAGTTTTCCAATTCCGAACTGGAGTATTAAGTACAACGGTTTAATGCGTTATAAATATTTTAAAGATAAATTCAAGCGTTTTTCTTTACAGCATAATTACAGAGCATCATATACCATCAACCAGTTCAGATCGAATTTTGACTATATAGAGAAACCTAACGGACAGGACGTGAATACTAATTTCTTTAACAAAACGATCATGTCTAATATCAATCTTGTAGAGCAATTCAGTCCGTTAATCCGAATGGATTTTGAATTGAAAAGCTCACTACGTGTATTGACAGAGATTAAAAAAGACAGAGCTTTGTCTATGAGTTTTGACAATAATTTGCTGACCGAAGTAAAAGGAATGGAATATGTGGTAGGTCTTGGCTATCGTTTTAAAGATGTAATTTTCTCTTCAAGACTTGCTGATTCGCCAACGGGAATCATAAAAAGTGATATCAATATTAAGGCCGACTTCTCGTATCGAAATAATGAAACCTTAGTGCGTTATTTAGATTATGATAACAATCAATTGGCAGCAGGACAAAATATATGGTCGTTAAAACTTACGGCAGATTATGCTTTCAGTAAAAACCTGACAGCGATATTCTATTACGATCATTCGTTCTCAAAAGCTGTAATCTCGACAGCATTTCCTTTAACCAATATTAGATCAGGATTTACACTTAGATATAATTTTGGGAATTAATTTTTAATTTCTAAAGAGGATTTTATTAGAAGATTATTACATTTGTGCCTCAATTATTAAACTATCAATTTTCAAACACACAACTATTATGAGCATACCAGCAAATTTAAAGTACACAAAAGATCACGAATGGGTTAGCATCGAAGGAGATGTTGCAACAGTAGGAATTACTCATTTTGCACAAAAAGAGTTAGGAGATATCGTGTATGTTGAAGTAGAAACTTTAGATCAAAAACTTGAGAGAGATGAGGTTTTTGGAACAGTTGAAGCTGTAAAAACAGTTTCAGATTTGTTTTTACCATTAACAGGAGAAATCATTGCCTTCAATGAAAACCTTGAAAGCGAGCCTGAAACTGTGAATTCTGATCCTTATGGAGACGGATGGATGATTAAAGTTAAAATTGCTGATGCATCAGAAATTGATTCATTATTGTCTGCTGACGCTTATAAAGAACTTATAGGTGCCTAAACAATTGCTCTTAATCTGGGCAATTATCTGCTCAGGAATTATTACCTATTTTTGTTTAACAGATTCCAGTAATATTCCGGCGGTCAATTTTCCGAGTATAGATAAGATTGTCCATTTTTGTTTTCATTTTGGATTTACAATTTCCTGGATTTTGTTTTTCAAAAAAGAGCTGAAAGGGAAAGCACCAGACGATTACAAAGCCTATTTAATTTCATTTATATTTTCTGTTTTTTTCGGAATTACAATCGAAATTCTGCAAAGTGTTTTAACGGTTACACGAGCATCAGATGTAACAGATGTTTTAGCCAATGCACTTGGAGCTATTTTTGGCATCTTTGCCGCTATAGTTTTTAAAAAACAAATCGATAGAATTTAAAAATATAAAACCCACTTCGGTGGGTTTTTTTGTGGTTTGATCTTAAAGAGGTCAGATTTTTGAATAACGATTTCTAATTTCAGATGTTTAACACTGTATAAAATCGACAATTGAAGTGTTAAGCGGGATTAGATCAAAAATCAGCAATCGTTAATCTTCATTCAAAAATCATATAATTTAATGATTGCTCTGTCATATTGTTTTAAAATAAACCTTTGTCGACTTTGTATTTCATTCTAATTTTAAATGTATTTTTGCAGAATTCTCAGAACACGCACAAATCATGAATGTTAAGCAATATCTAGACTCTACTTATTTAAAAACAGCCTCTCAGGCAGGACTTTCGGAAGCAGAAAATACCCTTGTGGTTAAAAATGCTATTGGAGAGGCAATTCGTGAAGGTTTTAAGTTAATCATGATTCGGCCGGAACATGTGGTTTTGGCAAAAGAAATGATTCATAAAGCCAATTCGACTTTGCTGATAGGTACTGTTATTGACTTTCCTGAGGGAGACTCAGATTTAGAGTCTAAATTAAAAGAAGCCAACAAAGCAATAGAAGACGAAGCAGATGATCTGGATTTTGTTTGCAATTATAAAGCATTCAAAGAAGGTGATGTTGATCTGGTTAAACAGGAGGTTTTAATGGGAACACAAATTGGTCTTGCAAACAATAAAACAGTAAAATGGATTATTGAAGTTGCCGCTTTAAATGATACCCAAATAATTCAGCTTTCGGCATTGATCAAAAATGTAGTAATATCTCATTTTAAAGAAGAAAACTACAGTTCAGTTTTCGTGAAATCGTCCACAGGATTTTATAAAACCGAAAACGATTTGCCAAACGGAGCGACCCTTCCAACAATTATAATGATGTTAGAAAATGCTTCGCCTTTGCCTGTTAAAGCTGCCGGAGGAGTTCGGTCTTATCAGGATGCGATAGAAATGATTCGCTTAGGTGTAAAACGAATCGGAACCTCTGCTGCAAAAACAATTGCGGATGGAGGGAACACCCCAAATCAATATTAAACAAAAACCTAAATTTACGTGAATAAGATTGCCCTGTCTTTAATTTTAACCTTAACCGCTTTGTTTTCCTTTTCGCAGGAAAGTAACAATACTTCAATCAAACCTGGTTTTACTGCAGAACAGTTTCCGGTTTTTCCCAACTGTGAAAACCTTCAATCCAAACAACTCGAAAATTGTTTTTATAAAGAAGTGCAGGATTTTGTATTTCAAAATTATCAGGTACCCGAAAATTTAAAACAGGCTAACTACAAAGGAGAAGTAAAAGTATTGTTCGAAGTAGATGCGAATGGCGAGTTTAAAGTAATTTATGTAAATGCGTTAAATGATGCTTTATCAGAAGAAGCTAAACGCGTTTTTAAGAAGTTTCCAAAAATAAAACCATCAACCTATAATGGAAAACCAACTTATTCTAAGTACACAATTTCAATAGATATCCCATTAAAAAGTGCCGATCAGATTGCTCAGGAAGCGCTGGCTGCTGCTCAAATTTTAAAACCTGTCGAGAAACCAATGACAGAACTGGACAGTATTGTATATAAAAAATACAACAATCCGGAATTTGAAAGTCATTTGAATATTCCATTTTCACACAGTTATTATGCACAGTTTGATAAAGCAATGAATCAGGTGGGAAGTAATAATCATACCGCATCAAAGCCTTATACTTATGCAGAAGTTTCAAAATACTACAATTTAAAAGCGGTAAATCAGTCTCTTCAAAAAAATGTTTCGACCTGGTTGGGGAGAAAATTCTGGAATGAAAATATGGTTCAGATCCAGGGAGAAGATTATTGGCTGTCATTAAATCCTATTGTGGATTTGCAAATGGGAAAAGCCTCAGATCTGGATGCTTCCTATACCTACGTAAATACAAGGGCCTTAAATTTCAGAGGGGGATTAGGAAAACAAATCAATTTTACCACAACTATTTTTGAAAGTCAGGGACGATTTGCAGGGTATTACAATGATTATTCCGAGACATTAAAGCCATCAGGAGGAAATCCGGCCATAATTCCGGGAATGGGAATTGCGAAACGATTCAAAACGGATTCTTATGATTTTCCTTTGGCAGAAGCCAATATAACTTATGCGCCAAGTAAATTTTTTGATCTGCAATTGGGCTATGGAAGGAATTTTATTGGTGATGGATACCGCTCGTTATTGGAAGGCGACGGAGCAAGTCCGTACCCATATTTTAAAATCAATACCACCTTTTGGAAAATAAAGTATACCAATACGTATATGTGGCTCAAAGATGTCCGTCCGGATGTAACCTTGGAGAAAACCTATGCTACAAAATTCATGGCCAATCATTATTTAAGCTGGAACGTATCTAACAAACTGAACTTAGGCTTTTTTGAATCGGTAGTCTGGACAGATAATAACAACAGAGGTTTTGATATTAACTTTGTGAATCCGATCATTTTCTATCGTTCTGTCGAGTTTGCATCGTCATCAAGAAGTGGAAATGCGCTTTTAGGAGTA
It encodes the following:
- the sprA gene encoding cell surface protein SprA, which gives rise to MRKICIFLLFLFCGNVLRAQVNPTVQDTTKTQFSVGKVELGNPPSILSAYRYDPITDRYIYTSSVDGFNINYPIVLTPKEYEDLVLKESRRDYFRKKSDAIDGKKSGSEAAKKNLLPRYYINSGLFESIFGSNTIDVKPTGSVEMDLGIRYTKQDNPAFSPRNRSSLTFDFDQRISMSLLGKVGTRLEVNANYDTQSTFAFQNLFKLAYTPSEDDIVQKVEVGNVSMPLNSTLIRGAQSLFGVKTVLQFGKTTVTGVFSEQKSQTKSIVAEGGGTVQNFDLYALDYDNDRHFFLSQYFRNKYDASLKSYPFIDSRVQVTRIEVWVTNKQNRVATNNNNLRNIIALQDLGEGQVTGVPDNQVVVISNPVGFFNNPIDTPTNNTNNKYDPATIGKPGAYLNSNIREIVTAKSGFNNANTSEGTDYSVLENARKLTANEFTFNPQLGYISLQQRLANDEILAVAFEYTVGGKVYQVGEFGSDGVDGTVVTGNNNANKAIITQSLVLKMLKSNLTNVQNPVWNLMMKNVYQIPQAYQIKQDDFRLNILYTDPSPINYISPVPGTTFPANPTPDNKVELTPLLNVFNLDRLNYNNDPQAGGDGFFDYIPGITVDVQNARIIFTTKEPFGELLFKKLQNTGSGENYDDPTTYNANQKRYVFRNMYRNTQSGALQDSDKNKFLLRGKYKSSGSNGIPIGAFNVPQGSVVVMAAGRRLVEGIDYSVDYQLGRVQILDPSLQASNTPIEVSLENNSIFGQQTRRFIGFNIEHKISDKFVVGGTYLKMNERPFTQKSSYGQESVNNTIFGVNGNYSTEVPFFTRLVNKLPNIDTDVPSNLSIRGEVAFLKPDAPKASDFEGEATIYVDDFEGSQSTIDMRSAYAWSLASTPFINSLNDNTFNADSNTLEYGFKRAKLAWYTIDPVFYASKPSGISNDDLSLNTTRRIYSRELYPNTDIAQGQIQVVNTLDLTYYPSSRGPYNNNPNFGAGPASSNFGGIMRALNSTNFEQGNVEYIQFWVMDPYVGNGEAAVNNTGKIYFNLGEISEDVLKDGRKQYENGLGPDQIMVNPRPLWGDVPASQSLIYAFDNNAGNRSNQDVGLDGLSNAKEASVYTNYGGEEDPAADDYTYYLNTNGGVLDRYKKYNGTDGNSPVSIDSPNRGSTTLPDVEDINRDNTMSTINAYYEYSIDVKPGMQVGQNFVTDIREVSNVELPNGGTTNARWIQFKIPVSQPQNTIGNITDFRSIRFMRMFMTGFNDQMTVRFGALDLVRGEWRRYTGTLDANDTNPADDGTEFDVAAVNIQENGTKCPVNYVVPPGVRREQLYNNNTIINQNEQALAVRVGGSGLQYQDSRAVFKNVSVDMRQYKKLKMFLHAESLPNENTLLDDEMVGFIRFGNDFTQNFYQVEVPLKVTRTGGSCSISPDQVWMEENNIDLALELLTRMKIKGMNIDINSDKRDINGVYYPDDDLSVSGGDGDSRLRLGIKGNPNFGLVRTLMVGVKSRADHKTIKGEIWFNELRMADLENKGGMAAILNIDTNMADFATVSATGKKSTIGFGSLEQGANERSREDIQQYNIVTNLNLGKLLPQRWGINLPFNYAIGEEVITPEYDPFNQDIKLKQLIRETTDEAEKENIRTRAVDYTKRRSINFIGVRKDRAPEQKPHVYDVENFTFSQSYNQVERHDYEVADYVDEQSNSAVNYAYTFQPKEVVPFKQTKFMKKSEYWKLLSDFNFNYLPSNVSFNTNILRQSNRQQFREVEVQGIGLDPLYRRNFAFNYQYGFGFNLTKSLKINYTAASNNIVRNFLNDDNTPKQDFNIWDDYFDIGTPNQHVQQLVLNYDIPINKIPVLSFIKANYSYTADYSWQRASTALSEYVDPVTGNMFDLGNTIQNANSNTLTTTLNMNMLYKYLGLTPGSKTGAKPKATAPPKPGEKIVNTAKPATTSSPFYDGMIGILTSIKNVQVNYTVNNGTVLPGYTPGVGFFGTSRPTLGFVFGSQDDIRFEAAKRGWLTTYQDFNQNFTQVTNKLLKVTANIDLLPDLKIDLNMDRNYSENNSEQYNVVKNNVTGDLDYKAMSPYNYGMFSISTVLIKTAFSTSTATESAAFDDFRNNRMIIANRLAEERYGAGAPIPRYGDANNPIPAPTDPNYKVYTANEGYPIGFTKSNQAVLLPAFLAAYTGSNASSSSTDIFRSFPIPNWSIKYNGLMRYKYFKDKFKRFSLQHNYRASYTINQFRSNFDYIEKPNGQDVNTNFFNKTIMSNINLVEQFSPLIRMDFELKSSLRVLTEIKKDRALSMSFDNNLLTEVKGMEYVVGLGYRFKDVIFSSRLADSPTGIIKSDINIKADFSYRNNETLVRYLDYDNNQLAAGQNIWSLKLTADYAFSKNLTAIFYYDHSFSKAVISTAFPLTNIRSGFTLRYNFGN
- the gcvH gene encoding glycine cleavage system protein GcvH; protein product: MSIPANLKYTKDHEWVSIEGDVATVGITHFAQKELGDIVYVEVETLDQKLERDEVFGTVEAVKTVSDLFLPLTGEIIAFNENLESEPETVNSDPYGDGWMIKVKIADASEIDSLLSADAYKELIGA
- a CDS encoding VanZ family protein — its product is MLLIWAIICSGIITYFCLTDSSNIPAVNFPSIDKIVHFCFHFGFTISWILFFKKELKGKAPDDYKAYLISFIFSVFFGITIEILQSVLTVTRASDVTDVLANALGAIFGIFAAIVFKKQIDRI
- the deoC gene encoding deoxyribose-phosphate aldolase, translated to MNVKQYLDSTYLKTASQAGLSEAENTLVVKNAIGEAIREGFKLIMIRPEHVVLAKEMIHKANSTLLIGTVIDFPEGDSDLESKLKEANKAIEDEADDLDFVCNYKAFKEGDVDLVKQEVLMGTQIGLANNKTVKWIIEVAALNDTQIIQLSALIKNVVISHFKEENYSSVFVKSSTGFYKTENDLPNGATLPTIIMMLENASPLPVKAAGGVRSYQDAIEMIRLGVKRIGTSAAKTIADGGNTPNQY
- a CDS encoding energy transducer TonB codes for the protein MNKIALSLILTLTALFSFSQESNNTSIKPGFTAEQFPVFPNCENLQSKQLENCFYKEVQDFVFQNYQVPENLKQANYKGEVKVLFEVDANGEFKVIYVNALNDALSEEAKRVFKKFPKIKPSTYNGKPTYSKYTISIDIPLKSADQIAQEALAAAQILKPVEKPMTELDSIVYKKYNNPEFESHLNIPFSHSYYAQFDKAMNQVGSNNHTASKPYTYAEVSKYYNLKAVNQSLQKNVSTWLGRKFWNENMVQIQGEDYWLSLNPIVDLQMGKASDLDASYTYVNTRALNFRGGLGKQINFTTTIFESQGRFAGYYNDYSETLKPSGGNPAIIPGMGIAKRFKTDSYDFPLAEANITYAPSKFFDLQLGYGRNFIGDGYRSLLEGDGASPYPYFKINTTFWKIKYTNTYMWLKDVRPDVTLEKTYATKFMANHYLSWNVSNKLNLGFFESVVWTDNNNRGFDINFVNPIIFYRSVEFASSSRSGNALLGVTSKYKWSNNVNLYAQFLLDEFSLGDVKSGDGSWKNKFGYQLGAKYFNAFEVKDLLLQLEYNHVRPYVYAHSAVITNYGHNNQSIGHQWGGNFSELVAIGRYHKGRYFADAKFTVGKRGLDFDTAEDGFNYGSNIYKNYDDKRPYDKGVKVGQGNKTNVFIADIQGGYLINPMTNLKLFGSFLYRNFDPSKNTSATFKQSTTWFSIGFRSDIFNWYFDY